A single window of Thalassomonas viridans DNA harbors:
- the feoB gene encoding ferrous iron transport protein B, which yields MSRMMHYALVGFANSGKSTLFNLLSGSQQKVGNWSGVTVAAKHETFSLASGEVQLSDLPGLSSLTQRQKQGQDLTISHDFIREQKIDCLINVIDSTQLKRQLYLTTQLLELGLPMIVLLNKSDSKQAQAIDTDKLAEQLGCPVLAISARESRTRTELIDYLNSQPQKNTYQTNAAGNACCNPQDGKTCEKTTQYNEMQARHRRVNGLVQASKKAGASGQHTASLSDKIDNLVLHPLVGIPVFLGMMYLLFMFAINVGSAFIDFFDILSGTIFVSYPAHYLAGLNLPMWLLTIIEGIGSGIQTVATFIPVVACLFIGLSLLESSGYLARAAFVVDNVMQRIGLPGKAFVPLIVGFGCTVPAVMSTRVLDSERERLTTVMMAPFMSCGARLPVYALFAAAFFPDNGQNLVFLLYLIGIAAAIFTGFLLKKTILPGNSSLNIMELPLYEWPRLSYIGQRVWQRTKGFVTGAGKTIVIVVCILNFFNSIGTDGEFGHQDSESSLLSQSAKVVMPVLAPLGVKEENWQAGVGIITGIFAKEVLVATFNSLYSPGEGEEEGEPSLAASWDEAVDSILLNLLGLAPDDPLGIDVGEVSDLDVAAQEQEVEITTFHVMQNAFAGQLGAFSYLLFILLYTPCVAAMGAIKNEVGSRWAGFAALWSFALAYLVSTACYQLGNFASEPLLALLNLAMVVVVFTAIYLWLKHQGKKVLTIPVAVSYGGGAHHNC from the coding sequence ATGTCACGTATGATGCATTATGCCCTGGTGGGCTTTGCCAATTCAGGTAAAAGTACGCTGTTTAATCTGTTGTCGGGCAGCCAGCAAAAAGTGGGCAACTGGTCCGGTGTTACCGTGGCAGCCAAACATGAAACTTTCTCGCTCGCTTCCGGCGAAGTGCAGTTATCGGATTTGCCCGGATTAAGTTCGTTAACCCAACGCCAGAAGCAGGGGCAGGATCTGACCATCAGTCATGATTTTATCCGTGAGCAAAAAATCGACTGCCTGATCAATGTGATCGACAGCACCCAGTTAAAACGCCAGCTCTATCTTACTACCCAGTTGCTTGAACTGGGCCTGCCTATGATAGTCTTGCTTAACAAAAGCGACAGCAAGCAGGCGCAGGCGATCGATACCGACAAGTTGGCCGAACAGCTGGGGTGTCCGGTACTGGCCATCAGTGCCCGTGAAAGCCGAACGCGTACAGAGCTGATTGATTATCTTAATAGCCAGCCGCAAAAAAACACCTACCAGACTAATGCCGCCGGCAATGCCTGCTGCAATCCCCAGGATGGCAAAACCTGTGAAAAAACGACCCAGTATAATGAGATGCAGGCCCGTCATCGCCGGGTTAATGGCCTGGTGCAGGCATCAAAAAAAGCTGGGGCTTCCGGGCAGCATACTGCAAGTTTAAGCGATAAAATCGACAACCTGGTATTGCACCCACTGGTGGGGATCCCGGTTTTTCTCGGCATGATGTATCTGCTGTTTATGTTTGCCATCAATGTCGGCAGCGCCTTTATCGACTTTTTCGATATTCTCAGCGGCACGATTTTTGTCTCTTATCCGGCCCATTACCTGGCCGGGCTTAATTTGCCTATGTGGCTGTTGACCATAATCGAAGGTATAGGCAGCGGCATCCAGACGGTGGCCACCTTTATTCCTGTGGTCGCCTGCCTGTTTATCGGTTTGTCCCTGCTGGAAAGCAGCGGTTATCTGGCCCGGGCGGCCTTTGTTGTCGACAATGTAATGCAAAGAATCGGCTTGCCCGGCAAGGCTTTCGTGCCGCTAATTGTCGGCTTTGGCTGTACCGTGCCTGCGGTAATGTCAACCCGGGTACTTGACAGTGAGCGGGAGCGCCTGACCACTGTGATGATGGCGCCTTTTATGTCCTGCGGCGCACGTTTGCCCGTTTACGCCCTGTTTGCCGCGGCCTTTTTCCCCGACAACGGCCAGAACCTGGTGTTCCTGCTGTATCTGATAGGTATTGCTGCGGCCATTTTCACCGGTTTCCTGCTGAAGAAAACCATCTTACCCGGCAACAGCTCATTAAATATCATGGAGCTGCCCCTGTACGAATGGCCCCGCTTGTCGTACATCGGCCAGCGGGTGTGGCAGCGTACCAAAGGCTTTGTTACCGGCGCCGGTAAAACCATAGTGATAGTGGTATGCATACTGAATTTCTTTAATTCCATAGGCACCGACGGCGAGTTCGGCCATCAGGACAGCGAAAGCTCGCTATTGAGCCAGAGCGCCAAAGTGGTAATGCCGGTACTGGCGCCGCTGGGGGTCAAAGAAGAAAACTGGCAGGCGGGTGTCGGGATTATCACCGGCATATTCGCCAAGGAAGTGCTGGTGGCAACCTTTAACAGCCTGTACTCTCCCGGCGAAGGGGAAGAAGAAGGCGAACCTTCGCTGGCGGCCAGCTGGGACGAAGCGGTTGACAGTATTCTGCTGAACCTGCTGGGTTTAGCCCCGGACGATCCTCTGGGCATAGATGTCGGCGAAGTCAGCGATCTAGACGTCGCGGCACAAGAGCAGGAGGTTGAAATCACCACTTTTCATGTGATGCAAAATGCCTTTGCCGGACAGCTGGGGGCCTTTAGCTACCTGTTGTTTATTTTACTCTATACCCCTTGTGTGGCGGCTATGGGGGCGATTAAAAATGAAGTAGGCTCCCGCTGGGCAGGATTTGCCGCCTTGTGGAGCTTTGCTCTGGCTTACCTGGTGTCCACCGCCTGTTACCAGCTGGGTAACTTCGCCAGTGAGCCGTTATTGGCGCTGCTTAACCTGGCGATGGTGGTTGTGGTGTTTACCGCGATTTATTTGTGGTTAAAGCATCAGGGCAAAAAAGTACTGACTATACCTGTGGCGGTTTCTTATGGCGGCGGAGCCCACCATAACTGCTAA
- a CDS encoding M16 family metallopeptidase, with protein MNNKFQLSAKTLLLSAALSAALAGCSNQQTEQNPTTPVAAEVAAGGISKQTSAFDLQYEAFELENGLKVILHQDKSDPIVAMSTIVHVGSSREKAGRTGFAHFFEHMSFNDSENVPKGANRKMIPELGGSRNGGTWSDGTIYYEVVPKDAFDKLLWIDSDRLGFMLNTVDAGTLEREKQVVKNEKRQRVDNRPYGHTYHVIKKALYPEHHPYNWTVIGDLADLQAATLEDVKEFYHQFYVPSNATLVIAGDIDISETKKKVNLWFGEIKAGKPVPKMQPQPVTLAADKKLYHLDNFAKLPEIRLTFPAVEQYHKDAYALEVLAILLSEGKNAALYKSVVEKARLAPGVSAWNQASEIAGTFSINVRGNKGARLDDVYRAIEQALADFEKNSFSQAQLDKIKAKQETDFYYAFESILDKAQKLGEYNEYAGSPEFIKTDIANITSVTKADVMRVYRKYIKDKAAIITSFVPKDQPELIVTGSVKANVEEEVVKQGAEQNFVENDAIVFEKTPTKFDRSEPPLSELPELKIPDVWQAQQGNGLRVYGIEQTELPIVNFSLRVDGGQLLDSKDKLGTAALMAQLMNEGTQSKTPLELEQAIGLLGAKLEVSGDQEGITIQGQTLAKNFEQTVALMKEILLAPRWDQQEFERLKAARLTRIVQDQGNASRIARNAFMKRLYPQGHIAATPTGGTRETVSAIRLDDIKDYYRENISPKQASLHVVGAVSQARVLDAIKGFNTWSGKAATLPQQPEVSALKQPQLYFIDLPGAKQSVIYVGKATVAAGSEDFYPVEVANNRLGSGMSARLGQTLRIQKGYTYGAYSYISPTSYQSPFIAASQVRTNVTLESLEIFKDLIANYRDTYKADDLAVTKNIIIKGNSRKFETLDRLLAMLETQSRFGLADDYIEQQQSYVKQAGLEQVHQTISKHLDEQQMIYLVVGDAKTQLKRMKDLGYGEPVMLDKQGNLI; from the coding sequence ATGAACAATAAATTCCAACTCTCCGCCAAAACCCTGTTGCTTTCTGCCGCCCTCTCGGCCGCATTAGCCGGGTGCAGCAATCAGCAAACAGAACAAAATCCAACTACGCCAGTAGCAGCCGAAGTCGCAGCAGGCGGCATATCAAAACAAACTTCAGCCTTCGACCTGCAGTACGAAGCCTTTGAGCTGGAAAACGGTTTAAAGGTGATTTTGCATCAGGACAAGTCCGATCCTATCGTTGCCATGTCCACCATAGTGCATGTCGGCTCCAGCCGGGAGAAGGCCGGACGCACGGGCTTCGCCCACTTTTTCGAGCATATGTCGTTTAACGACTCGGAAAATGTGCCCAAAGGCGCCAACCGTAAAATGATCCCGGAACTGGGCGGCAGCCGCAACGGCGGCACCTGGAGCGACGGCACCATTTATTATGAAGTTGTACCCAAAGACGCTTTCGACAAGCTCTTGTGGATCGACTCTGACCGTCTCGGCTTTATGCTCAACACCGTAGATGCCGGCACCCTGGAACGGGAAAAACAGGTGGTTAAGAATGAAAAACGCCAGCGGGTAGACAACCGCCCTTACGGCCATACCTACCATGTCATTAAAAAAGCGCTTTATCCTGAACACCATCCCTATAACTGGACGGTGATCGGCGATCTGGCAGACCTGCAGGCGGCAACCCTGGAAGATGTAAAAGAGTTTTATCACCAGTTTTATGTACCCTCCAACGCCACCTTAGTGATCGCCGGCGACATCGACATTAGCGAAACCAAAAAGAAAGTTAACCTGTGGTTCGGTGAAATCAAAGCCGGCAAGCCGGTACCGAAAATGCAGCCGCAGCCGGTCACCCTGGCGGCAGACAAAAAGCTCTATCATTTAGATAACTTTGCCAAGCTGCCGGAAATCCGCCTGACCTTTCCCGCAGTAGAGCAATACCATAAAGATGCCTATGCCCTGGAAGTGCTGGCAATATTACTGTCGGAAGGCAAAAATGCCGCCTTATATAAAAGCGTCGTGGAAAAAGCCAGGTTAGCCCCCGGGGTAAGTGCCTGGAATCAAGCGAGTGAAATCGCCGGTACTTTCAGCATCAATGTCCGCGGCAACAAAGGCGCCCGCCTGGACGATGTTTACCGGGCGATAGAGCAGGCCCTGGCGGACTTTGAAAAAAATAGCTTTAGCCAGGCGCAGCTGGACAAGATTAAAGCCAAGCAGGAAACCGATTTTTACTACGCTTTCGAAAGTATTCTCGATAAAGCCCAGAAGCTGGGGGAATATAACGAATACGCCGGCTCACCCGAATTTATCAAAACAGATATTGCCAATATCACCAGCGTGACCAAAGCAGATGTTATGCGGGTATACCGCAAATACATTAAAGACAAGGCCGCCATCATCACCAGTTTTGTGCCCAAAGATCAGCCTGAGCTGATCGTCACCGGCTCGGTGAAAGCCAATGTCGAGGAGGAAGTGGTCAAGCAGGGAGCCGAGCAAAACTTTGTTGAAAACGACGCCATCGTTTTTGAGAAAACCCCGACTAAATTTGACCGCAGCGAGCCGCCGTTATCGGAACTGCCGGAGCTAAAAATCCCCGACGTCTGGCAGGCACAGCAAGGCAATGGCCTGCGGGTATACGGCATAGAGCAAACGGAACTGCCGATAGTGAACTTCAGTTTACGTGTCGACGGCGGCCAGCTACTCGACAGCAAAGACAAATTAGGCACCGCGGCCCTGATGGCGCAGCTGATGAATGAAGGCACGCAAAGCAAAACCCCGCTGGAGCTGGAGCAGGCAATAGGTTTGTTGGGCGCCAAACTGGAGGTTTCCGGCGATCAGGAAGGCATCACCATCCAGGGGCAAACCCTGGCGAAAAATTTCGAACAAACCGTCGCCCTGATGAAGGAAATCTTGCTGGCGCCACGCTGGGATCAGCAGGAGTTCGAGCGCCTCAAGGCCGCCAGGTTAACCCGCATAGTCCAGGATCAGGGCAATGCTTCCCGCATCGCCCGCAATGCCTTTATGAAACGCCTGTATCCCCAGGGACATATCGCCGCCACCCCGACAGGCGGTACCCGGGAAACGGTATCGGCGATCAGGCTGGATGACATCAAAGATTACTACCGGGAAAATATCTCACCGAAACAGGCAAGCCTGCATGTTGTCGGGGCCGTCAGCCAGGCCCGGGTACTAGATGCCATCAAAGGTTTTAACACCTGGTCGGGCAAAGCCGCGACTTTGCCGCAGCAACCTGAGGTATCGGCACTGAAACAGCCGCAGCTGTATTTTATTGACCTGCCCGGCGCCAAGCAGTCGGTCATCTATGTCGGTAAAGCTACGGTAGCCGCCGGCAGCGAGGACTTTTATCCGGTTGAGGTAGCCAATAACCGTCTGGGCTCAGGCATGAGCGCCCGGTTAGGGCAAACGCTGCGCATTCAAAAGGGCTACACCTATGGCGCCTATTCCTATATTTCGCCAACCAGCTATCAGTCGCCCTTTATCGCCGCTTCCCAGGTGCGCACCAATGTTACCCTGGAGTCGCTGGAAATCTTTAAAGACTTGATCGCCAACTACCGCGATACCTATAAGGCCGACGATCTGGCGGTAACCAAAAACATCATCATCAAAGGCAACTCCCGCAAGTTTGAAACCCTGGACAGGCTGCTGGCGATGCTGGAAACCCAAAGCCGGTTTGGCCTGGCCGATGATTATATCGAACAGCAGCAAAGCTATGTAAAACAGGCGGGGCTGGAACAGGTGCATCAAACCATCAGCAAGCATTTGGATGAACAGCAAATGATTTACCTGGTGGTGGGTGATGCCAAGACCCAGTTAAAACGGATGAAAGATCTCGGTTACGGAGAACCGGTAATGCTGGATAAACAGGGTAACCTTATCTAA
- the pip gene encoding prolyl aminopeptidase — MNDFYPEITPYQHFMLDVGDNHQLYVEQCGNPRGQAVVFIHGGPGAGCSEKDRRFFDPEKYRIILFDQRGCGRSLPHGSLEENTTSALVADIERIRRHLDIERWHVFGGSWGSTLSLVYAQHHPQRVKSLVLRGIFLARQQDTNWTFSGGGATRIYPDHWQNYLDAFPEGESQSDIHGAYKLMTGPDKALAEKIARAWATWEMSCCTLVPDENFLKEATTDERCWSLARHEAHYMVNNCFLEENQILNNCHKIRDIPTIIVHGRFDIVCPLDNAWLLHRELPKSQLIISEQSGHASVETNTKHHLIAATQQMLTLD, encoded by the coding sequence ATGAATGATTTCTATCCCGAAATAACGCCGTACCAGCATTTTATGCTGGATGTCGGCGACAACCACCAGCTGTATGTAGAACAATGCGGCAACCCCCGGGGGCAGGCTGTGGTCTTTATCCACGGCGGTCCCGGCGCCGGTTGTTCCGAGAAAGACAGGCGCTTTTTCGATCCTGAAAAATACCGCATTATCCTGTTCGACCAGAGGGGCTGCGGCCGCTCTTTACCCCATGGCAGCCTGGAAGAAAATACCACTTCCGCCCTGGTAGCGGACATCGAACGCATCCGCCGCCACCTGGATATTGAGCGCTGGCATGTGTTCGGCGGCTCCTGGGGCTCAACCCTGTCGCTGGTATATGCCCAGCACCACCCACAGCGGGTGAAAAGCCTGGTACTGAGGGGGATCTTTTTAGCCCGGCAGCAGGATACCAACTGGACCTTTTCCGGCGGCGGCGCGACCCGTATTTACCCCGATCACTGGCAAAATTATCTCGATGCTTTTCCCGAAGGCGAAAGCCAGTCAGATATTCACGGCGCCTATAAATTAATGACAGGCCCGGATAAAGCCCTGGCAGAAAAAATTGCCCGCGCCTGGGCCACCTGGGAAATGTCTTGCTGTACCCTGGTACCGGATGAGAACTTCCTGAAAGAAGCCACCACAGACGAAAGGTGCTGGAGCCTGGCCCGCCATGAAGCCCACTATATGGTGAACAACTGTTTCCTTGAGGAAAACCAGATCCTGAATAATTGCCATAAGATCCGGGATATTCCCACCATCATAGTACACGGCCGCTTCGACATAGTTTGTCCCTTAGATAACGCCTGGTTATTGCACCGGGAATTACCTAAGTCGCAATTAATCATCAGTGAACAATCCGGCCATGCTTCGGTGGAAACCAACACCAAACACCACTTGATAGCCGCGACTCAACAAATGCTGACCCTGGACTGA
- the tnpA gene encoding IS200/IS605 family transposase, translating into MRDYKSLSHTCWDCKYYVVFIPKKRQKLIFGAIRKHLGETFHELARRKGIIIEEGHLMKEHVHMCLSVPPKYSVSNVVGYLKGKSAISIAGNFKGRQRNFVGENFWARGYFVSTVGLDEEMVREYIRNQEQADESREQLKFGL; encoded by the coding sequence TTGCGAGACTATAAGAGTTTGTCTCATACATGCTGGGATTGTAAGTATTATGTGGTATTTATTCCTAAAAAACGACAGAAATTGATATTTGGAGCAATACGCAAGCATCTTGGTGAGACTTTCCATGAGCTTGCCCGAAGAAAGGGGATAATCATTGAGGAAGGGCATTTGATGAAAGAGCATGTTCACATGTGCCTTAGTGTGCCACCGAAATACTCTGTTTCGAATGTTGTAGGTTATTTGAAAGGGAAAAGCGCAATATCAATTGCTGGTAACTTTAAAGGGCGGCAGCGGAATTTTGTGGGTGAAAATTTTTGGGCCCGAGGCTATTTTGTGTCCACCGTAGGCTTGGACGAGGAAATGGTCCGTGAATATATCCGCAATCAAGAGCAGGCAGATGAGAGCAGAGAGCAACTGAAGTTTGGGCTATAG
- a CDS encoding PEP-CTERM sorting domain-containing protein gives MNIKGKTAKGLFAAAALTLASSNAFAGMMTVSDSFGTQGSTTDVDVGILNETLSVAGFDTSLGILTGVSIAVFGQMDSAGSSKNVSAADGRADVSILLGSDWSVTTAAADDYMFGTAGTTLASDQSSPAGNFDLSPGEIFTYDLSSGEQSGAMTGVDLSAFTTGNMVDFVFSALAMTYINNDVDSGTGTFENTFQTGSWGRVEVTYTYTSEVPEPASIAILALGLMGLSLRNKQKQV, from the coding sequence ATGAATATAAAAGGGAAAACTGCAAAGGGACTCTTCGCAGCGGCGGCGTTAACGCTGGCCAGCTCCAACGCGTTTGCCGGTATGATGACGGTAAGCGACTCTTTCGGCACCCAGGGCAGTACAACGGATGTGGATGTCGGGATCTTAAATGAAACTCTGTCTGTTGCAGGTTTTGATACTTCATTAGGTATTTTGACCGGTGTCAGCATAGCTGTTTTCGGTCAAATGGACAGTGCCGGCTCTTCTAAAAATGTCAGTGCTGCCGACGGCCGTGCCGATGTCAGCATTTTATTGGGCAGCGACTGGTCGGTAACTACCGCTGCCGCTGATGATTATATGTTTGGCACTGCCGGTACTACCCTGGCCAGCGATCAAAGCTCACCTGCGGGTAACTTCGACTTAAGCCCGGGTGAAATCTTCACTTATGACTTATCAAGCGGCGAGCAATCCGGCGCCATGACAGGTGTTGATTTATCCGCTTTTACCACAGGCAATATGGTTGATTTCGTCTTCTCTGCCCTGGCCATGACCTACATCAACAATGATGTTGACTCGGGCACAGGAACTTTTGAAAACACCTTCCAGACAGGTTCCTGGGGCAGGGTTGAAGTTACTTATACCTATACCAGCGAAGTGCCTGAGCCGGCTTCAATTGCCATCCTGGCATTGGGTTTAATGGGCTTAAGCTTACGCAACAAGCAAAAACAAGTTTAG
- a CDS encoding Fic family protein: MSYKDQYIERYADVETVERKHGDKQETIICVIPPTLAEQDIKLEISFDLNNFKQGQFGEFSLNTFLNRYLAGSRSLKESRSVSRKRLALVSSEIGFVDPEAIDLATQMARYQQAREILAANKQLSLQKLLEVNRLLETEHKKAGNIRKNQNWIGGKSPTAAYYVCPPAEQVDHLISDWLDFVNNADQPQDVIAIVGHNQLLNIHPFADGNGRTGRVFLQSRLEQKYGDIIHPSLYRLNKQKDTYIDAIQSTLSPGNFSAPVHGYWQESLSWGDRLKRRMFQILADGQSKLNARLAMRPLSANGKKLLDHLWMQPIVCEKGLFKHFGWDFFSAQTAIQELINCKILEPRRLRQPEGAIIYDCPLMFATWQQLDDAIFAKEEESDAA; the protein is encoded by the coding sequence TTGAGTTATAAGGACCAATATATCGAGCGTTATGCTGATGTGGAAACAGTAGAGCGTAAGCATGGTGATAAGCAGGAAACCATCATTTGCGTCATACCGCCGACGCTGGCTGAGCAGGACATCAAACTGGAAATCAGTTTTGATTTAAATAACTTTAAACAGGGACAATTCGGTGAATTCTCGTTAAATACTTTTCTTAACCGTTACCTGGCGGGCAGCCGGAGCCTGAAAGAGTCGCGCTCGGTGTCCCGTAAACGCCTGGCCCTGGTGAGCAGCGAGATAGGTTTTGTCGATCCCGAAGCCATAGATCTGGCTACACAAATGGCCAGGTACCAGCAGGCCAGGGAAATACTTGCCGCCAACAAACAGCTTTCACTGCAAAAGCTGTTAGAGGTTAACCGGCTGCTGGAAACCGAGCATAAAAAAGCCGGTAATATCCGGAAAAACCAGAACTGGATCGGCGGCAAGTCACCGACGGCCGCTTATTATGTTTGCCCGCCGGCTGAGCAGGTAGACCACCTGATCAGCGACTGGCTGGATTTTGTCAATAACGCCGACCAGCCCCAAGATGTGATCGCCATTGTCGGCCACAACCAGTTGCTGAATATCCATCCTTTTGCCGACGGCAATGGCCGCACCGGACGGGTATTCTTACAGTCCCGTTTAGAGCAGAAATACGGCGATATTATTCACCCTTCCCTGTACCGGCTGAACAAGCAAAAAGACACCTATATCGATGCTATCCAGTCTACCCTGAGCCCGGGTAATTTCAGCGCACCGGTTCACGGCTACTGGCAGGAAAGCCTGTCCTGGGGCGACAGGTTAAAACGCCGCATGTTTCAGATTTTAGCCGACGGCCAGAGCAAGCTAAACGCCCGCCTGGCAATGCGGCCTTTATCCGCCAACGGCAAGAAATTGCTGGATCATCTGTGGATGCAGCCGATTGTCTGCGAAAAAGGCCTGTTCAAACACTTTGGCTGGGATTTTTTCAGCGCACAAACCGCCATTCAGGAGCTGATCAATTGCAAGATTCTGGAGCCGCGCAGATTGCGCCAGCCGGAAGGGGCCATTATTTATGACTGCCCACTGATGTTTGCCACCTGGCAGCAGCTGGATGATGCCATTTTCGCAAAAGAAGAAGAAAGCGACGCCGCTTAA
- a CDS encoding FeoA family protein gives MTLAELKANQKAVISSLPEDLDLAALLLEQGFVPDSEISLAHKAPFNGPMAFRIHNTKISIGQKIAGQIKVEHC, from the coding sequence ATGACCCTAGCCGAGTTAAAAGCCAACCAGAAAGCGGTAATCTCCAGTTTACCAGAAGACCTCGACTTAGCCGCTTTGCTGCTGGAACAGGGCTTTGTGCCCGACAGCGAAATTTCGCTGGCCCATAAGGCGCCCTTTAACGGCCCTATGGCGTTTCGAATTCATAATACCAAGATTTCTATCGGCCAGAAGATTGCCGGCCAAATTAAAGTGGAACATTGTTAA
- the panD gene encoding aspartate 1-decarboxylase: MENIILMHAKLHRLRVTDAQLNYVGSITIDTTLLSKVGILPLEQVDIVNLNNGKRWSTYVLPGEAGQVCPNGGGALLCNRGDILVIWANTTRDRQDVMQSGHKAKIIVTDENNDCLEYFEQTLIANDGSLTFSCDHKHRGSEDIYPTSASYREDIDLS; encoded by the coding sequence ATGGAAAATATTATATTGATGCATGCCAAACTTCATCGGCTTCGCGTTACTGATGCACAGTTGAACTATGTAGGCAGTATAACGATAGACACGACGCTATTATCCAAGGTGGGTATTTTGCCTTTGGAGCAGGTTGATATTGTTAACCTGAATAATGGCAAGCGCTGGTCAACCTATGTACTACCTGGTGAAGCCGGGCAGGTCTGTCCGAATGGCGGCGGTGCCTTACTTTGCAACAGAGGTGATATTTTAGTTATTTGGGCGAATACAACGCGTGATAGGCAGGATGTTATGCAGAGCGGGCATAAAGCCAAAATTATCGTTACCGATGAAAATAATGACTGCCTGGAATATTTTGAACAAACACTCATTGCCAATGACGGAAGTCTTACCTTTAGCTGTGATCACAAACATCGTGGTAGTGAAGATATCTACCCAACGAGTGCTTCATATCGGGAAGACATCGATTTAAGCTAG
- a CDS encoding pyridoxal-phosphate-dependent aminotransferase family protein has protein sequence MNIAVPKIRPLSQILPEEPLLMMGAGPVPIPQAVANANGIVINHLGETMGTIVQQMKSMAGYIFQTQSPWIVGVAGPGSAAMEMAVANLVWDSTRVLSICNGFFSGRLAQMAERAGADVEQILIDEGQSVQAEDIRRLVEQHRPEVITIVQGETSNTTYNHELAKIGAIAKEYNCYLIVDAVCTLSTMPLQMDEWHIDAVITGGQKGLSSIPGVSLVAFSEKAWQRINSRESQIPQWTLDAKLASNFWHKNSYHYTAPVSGLLALYEAMRLICDETLPKRFRRHLTCSKALQSAIQALDLELYIDQPNRLNSVIGIRLPEGLEAKTVCEHISKNYRVEIAGSFGPPIVRIGQMGEQCREHNLFRTIHALGSTFKDLGVNVDIPRGMAELENVLQREKI, from the coding sequence ATGAACATTGCAGTACCCAAGATACGGCCCCTGAGCCAGATTTTACCCGAAGAACCGCTATTAATGATGGGCGCCGGCCCCGTACCTATCCCGCAGGCGGTAGCCAATGCCAACGGCATAGTGATCAATCATCTGGGTGAAACCATGGGCACTATAGTGCAGCAAATGAAATCTATGGCGGGTTATATTTTTCAAACCCAGTCTCCCTGGATTGTCGGGGTGGCGGGTCCCGGCTCTGCCGCCATGGAAATGGCAGTCGCCAACCTGGTGTGGGACAGTACCCGGGTACTGAGCATCTGCAACGGCTTTTTCTCCGGCCGCCTGGCGCAAATGGCCGAAAGAGCCGGCGCCGATGTCGAGCAAATCTTGATAGACGAAGGGCAAAGCGTCCAGGCCGAAGACATCCGCCGCCTGGTGGAACAACACCGCCCGGAAGTGATCACTATAGTGCAGGGGGAAACCTCCAACACTACCTACAACCATGAGCTGGCAAAAATAGGCGCGATCGCTAAAGAATATAACTGCTACCTGATAGTTGATGCCGTGTGTACCTTAAGCACCATGCCGCTGCAAATGGACGAATGGCATATAGACGCGGTGATCACCGGCGGCCAGAAGGGCCTCAGCTCCATTCCGGGCGTGTCTTTAGTGGCTTTTTCCGAGAAAGCCTGGCAACGCATCAATAGCCGGGAAAGCCAGATACCGCAATGGACCCTGGATGCTAAACTGGCCTCCAACTTCTGGCATAAAAACTCCTATCATTACACCGCACCGGTTTCCGGCCTGCTGGCCCTGTACGAAGCCATGCGCCTGATTTGTGACGAAACCTTACCGAAACGTTTCCGTCGCCACCTGACCTGCTCCAAAGCCCTGCAAAGCGCCATCCAGGCATTAGACCTGGAGCTATATATCGACCAGCCGAACCGGTTGAATTCCGTAATAGGGATCAGGCTGCCGGAAGGCCTGGAGGCCAAAACCGTATGCGAGCATATCTCCAAAAATTACCGGGTGGAAATTGCCGGCTCGTTCGGGCCGCCGATCGTCCGCATCGGCCAGATGGGGGAGCAATGCCGCGAGCATAACCTGTTCCGCACCATACATGCCTTAGGCTCAACCTTTAAAGACTTAGGGGTTAATGTCGATATTCCCCGGGGCATGGCCGAACTGGAAAATGTGCTGCAACGGGAAAAAATCTAG